One genomic window of Azospirillum sp. TSH58 includes the following:
- the rplR gene encoding 50S ribosomal protein L18, whose amino-acid sequence MLKPKQLHERRKQRVRAQIAKKAGGRARLSVFRSNLHIYAQIIDDENGRTVASASSVEKELREQLKHGGNVEAAQKIGALIAERAKAAGVTEVVFDRGGYIYHGRVKALADAAREGGLSF is encoded by the coding sequence ATGCTCAAGCCAAAGCAACTCCACGAGCGCCGCAAGCAGCGCGTGCGCGCGCAGATTGCCAAGAAGGCCGGCGGGCGGGCTCGCCTCTCGGTTTTCCGGTCCAATCTGCACATCTACGCCCAGATCATCGACGACGAGAACGGCCGCACGGTCGCCTCGGCGTCGTCCGTGGAAAAAGAGCTGCGCGAGCAGCTCAAGCACGGTGGGAACGTCGAAGCCGCCCAGAAGATCGGTGCGCTCATCGCCGAGCGCGCCAAGGCGGCGGGCGTCACCGAGGTCGTGTTCGACCGTGGTGGCTACATTTACCACGGCCGGGTCAAGGCCCTGGCTGACGCCGCCCGCGAGGGCGGGCTGTCGTTCTAA
- the rplO gene encoding 50S ribosomal protein L15, which translates to MTKLNDLRDNPGARKERMRVGRGIGSGKGKTGGRGVKGQTSRTGVAINGFEGGQMPLHRRLPKRGFRNIFAKEYSVVNLGLVQKFIDAGKLDASQTIDAVALEAAGVTGKVKKDGIRLLGKGALTTKASFTVAGASKSAVEAVEKAGGSVTLTASAAEAAE; encoded by the coding sequence ATGACGAAGCTGAACGATCTCCGGGACAACCCCGGTGCCCGTAAGGAGCGCATGCGCGTCGGCCGCGGTATCGGTTCGGGCAAGGGCAAGACCGGCGGCCGTGGCGTCAAGGGTCAGACCTCGCGCACCGGCGTGGCCATCAACGGCTTTGAAGGCGGCCAGATGCCCCTTCACCGCCGCCTTCCGAAGCGCGGTTTCCGCAACATCTTCGCGAAGGAATACTCGGTCGTGAACCTGGGCCTGGTCCAGAAGTTCATCGACGCCGGCAAGCTCGACGCCAGCCAGACCATCGATGCGGTGGCTCTGGAAGCGGCGGGCGTCACCGGCAAGGTGAAGAAGGACGGCATCCGTCTGCTGGGCAAGGGCGCCCTGACGACGAAGGCCAGCTTCACCGTGGCCGGCGCCTCCAAGTCGGCTGTGGAAGCGGTCGAGAAGGCGGGTGGCAGCGTCACGCTGACCGCGTCCGCCGCCGAAGCCGCCGAGTGA
- the rpsE gene encoding 30S ribosomal protein S5, with translation MARERGERSDRDRQPRDRDREESELIEKLVGINRVAKVVKGGRRFGFAALVVVGDGKGRVGVGSGKAREVPEAIRKATDQAKRGMIRVPLREGRTLHHDSNGHFGAGKVVLRTAPAGTGIIAGGPMRAIFEALGVQDVVTKSIGTSNPHNMIKATFDALSQVSSPRSVAARRGRRVSDILGKRETGAAGAQEA, from the coding sequence ATGGCACGTGAAAGAGGCGAGCGGAGCGACCGTGATCGGCAGCCGCGCGATCGCGACCGGGAAGAGAGCGAGCTGATCGAAAAGCTCGTCGGCATCAACCGCGTCGCCAAGGTTGTGAAGGGTGGCCGTCGCTTCGGCTTCGCCGCCCTGGTGGTTGTCGGTGACGGCAAGGGCCGCGTCGGCGTCGGATCGGGCAAGGCCCGTGAGGTGCCGGAGGCGATCCGCAAGGCGACCGACCAGGCGAAGCGCGGCATGATCCGCGTTCCGCTCCGCGAAGGCCGCACGCTGCACCACGACTCCAACGGTCACTTCGGTGCCGGCAAGGTCGTGCTGCGCACCGCTCCGGCCGGTACCGGCATCATCGCCGGCGGTCCGATGCGCGCGATCTTCGAGGCCCTGGGTGTGCAGGATGTGGTGACGAAGTCCATCGGCACCTCCAACCCGCACAACATGATCAAGGCGACCTTCGACGCGCTGTCGCAGGTTTCCAGCCCGCGCAGCGTCGCCGCCCGCCGCGGCCGTCGCGTGAGCGACATCCTCGGCAAGCGTGAAACCGGCGCCGCCGGTGCGCAGGAGGCTTGA
- the rpsN gene encoding 30S ribosomal protein S14 produces MAKTSAIEKNKRRTKLVKQFANKRARLKAIASDRSLPPEEQFAARLKLAELPRNSSKVRIRNRCEMTGRPRAFYRKFKLSRVTLRELASTGQIPGMVKSSW; encoded by the coding sequence ATGGCTAAGACCAGTGCCATCGAGAAGAACAAGCGTCGCACCAAGCTGGTGAAGCAGTTCGCCAACAAGCGTGCCCGCCTGAAGGCCATCGCTTCCGACCGTTCCCTCCCGCCGGAAGAGCAGTTCGCCGCCCGCCTCAAGCTGGCTGAGCTGCCGCGCAACTCGTCGAAGGTGCGCATCCGCAACCGCTGCGAAATGACCGGCCGTCCGCGGGCGTTCTATCGCAAGTTCAAGCTGTCCCGCGTCACCCTCCGTGAACTGGCCTCGACCGGCCAGATCCCGGGGATGGTGAAGTCGAGCTGGTAA
- the rplE gene encoding 50S ribosomal protein L5, with product MAARLKEVYDSKIRAALKAEFGYANDMEVPRIEKIVINMGVGEAVGDSKKIQNAVSELTAISGQKPIVTKSRKSIAQFKLREGMAIGCKVTLRRDRMYEFLDRLVTIALPRVRDFRGIPGNSFDGRGNYAMGVKEQIIFPEIDYDKIDQIRGMDIIFVTSAKTDKEAKALLKAFDMPFVA from the coding sequence ATGGCTGCACGTTTGAAGGAAGTGTACGACTCCAAGATCCGCGCCGCGCTCAAGGCTGAGTTCGGCTACGCGAACGACATGGAAGTTCCGCGGATCGAGAAGATCGTCATCAACATGGGTGTCGGCGAGGCCGTCGGCGACTCCAAGAAGATCCAGAATGCGGTGAGCGAACTGACGGCGATCAGCGGCCAGAAGCCGATCGTCACGAAGTCCCGCAAGTCGATCGCGCAGTTCAAGCTGCGTGAGGGCATGGCGATCGGGTGCAAGGTCACGCTCCGTCGTGACCGCATGTACGAGTTCCTGGATCGCCTGGTCACGATCGCGTTGCCGCGTGTCCGCGACTTCCGCGGCATCCCCGGCAACAGCTTCGACGGCCGTGGCAACTATGCCATGGGCGTGAAGGAGCAGATCATTTTCCCGGAGATCGACTACGACAAGATCGATCAGATCCGCGGCATGGACATCATTTTCGTCACCTCGGCGAAGACCGACAAGGAGGCCAAGGCTCTCCTGAAGGCCTTCGACATGCCGTTTGTGGCCTGA
- the rplF gene encoding 50S ribosomal protein L6: MSRIGKHPVPVPAGVDVSVNGQQVSAKGKLGSLSLTLIDDITAKLEDGKVVVAPANDSKRARVMWATSRTLINNMVTGVNQGFTINLEINGVGYRAAVQGKELVMQLGYSHDVKYPIPEGITIKCDKPTAISVSGFDKQKVGQVAAEIRGWKKPEPYKGKGIKYETETLIRKEGKKK; encoded by the coding sequence ATGTCGCGCATTGGAAAGCATCCCGTGCCGGTTCCGGCTGGTGTTGACGTTTCCGTCAACGGCCAGCAGGTGTCGGCCAAGGGCAAGCTGGGTTCGCTCAGCCTGACCCTCATCGACGACATCACGGCCAAGCTGGAAGACGGCAAGGTCGTGGTCGCCCCGGCGAACGACAGCAAGCGCGCCCGCGTCATGTGGGCAACCTCGCGCACCCTGATCAACAACATGGTCACGGGCGTCAACCAGGGCTTCACCATCAACCTCGAGATCAACGGCGTCGGTTACCGTGCCGCCGTGCAGGGCAAGGAGCTGGTCATGCAGCTCGGCTACTCGCACGACGTCAAGTACCCGATCCCGGAGGGCATCACCATCAAGTGTGACAAGCCCACCGCGATCTCGGTGTCGGGCTTCGACAAGCAGAAGGTCGGTCAAGTCGCCGCGGAGATCCGCGGTTGGAAGAAGCCGGAGCCCTATAAGGGCAAGGGCATCAAGTACGAGACCGAGACGCTCATCCGCAAGGAAGGCAAGAAGAAGTAA
- a CDS encoding N-formylglutamate amidohydrolase codes for MTQRFPSKPAEHPRPVTLPSPPRAAPAAPLLGPDDPPPVTVLRPESDSPVLLLCDHASRAIPKALGTLGLDEANLCRHIAYDIGAAEVTRRLSARFGATAVLSGYSRLVIDPNRALDDPTAIPVVSDDVVIPGNRALDRTEEERRVEAIFRPYHEAVAAEVARRRERGQVPVLLSIHSFTPAMRGVARPWHVGILWDHDPRIPIPMIERLRAEGRWCVGDNEPYSGRTTLGGTVESHATPAGLPNVLVEVRQDLIATPEGAELWATVLGDALEPILADPDLYQIKLFPRE; via the coding sequence ATGACGCAGCGATTCCCCAGCAAGCCCGCCGAACATCCCCGACCGGTGACCCTGCCGTCGCCGCCCCGCGCCGCGCCGGCCGCGCCGCTGCTGGGGCCTGACGATCCGCCGCCGGTCACCGTCCTGCGCCCGGAGTCGGACAGTCCCGTTCTGCTGCTGTGCGACCACGCCTCGCGGGCCATTCCGAAGGCGCTGGGGACGCTGGGGCTGGACGAGGCGAATCTGTGCCGGCACATCGCCTACGACATCGGCGCTGCGGAGGTGACACGGCGGCTGTCGGCGCGGTTCGGCGCGACGGCGGTGCTGTCCGGCTATTCCCGGCTGGTGATCGACCCGAACCGCGCGCTGGACGATCCCACGGCGATTCCGGTGGTCAGCGACGACGTGGTGATCCCCGGCAACCGGGCCTTGGACCGGACGGAGGAGGAGCGCCGGGTCGAGGCCATCTTCCGGCCCTATCACGAGGCCGTCGCCGCCGAGGTCGCCCGGCGGCGGGAGCGCGGGCAGGTGCCGGTGCTGCTGTCGATCCACAGCTTCACGCCCGCGATGCGCGGAGTCGCCCGGCCCTGGCACGTCGGCATCCTGTGGGACCACGACCCGCGCATCCCCATTCCGATGATCGAGCGTCTGCGCGCCGAAGGGCGCTGGTGCGTCGGCGACAACGAGCCCTATTCGGGCCGGACCACGCTGGGCGGCACGGTGGAAAGCCACGCCACCCCCGCCGGTCTGCCCAACGTCCTGGTCGAGGTGCGTCAGGACCTGATCGCCACGCCGGAAGGGGCGGAGCTGTGGGCGACGGTGCTGGGCGATGCGCTGGAGCCGATCCTGGCCGACCCCGATCTCTACCAGATCAAACTGTTCCCGCGGGAGTGA
- a CDS encoding adenylate kinase, producing the protein MNLILLGPPGAGKGTQARRLEDTRGLVQLSTGDMLRAMVAEGGPLGQQAKDIMSAGKLMPDALMVEIIAERISKPDVANGFILDGFPRTVAQAEALDSMLSEKGLKLDHVIEMKVVDDILVERITGRYTCAKCGKGYHDVFEKPKVEGVCDVCGSTEFKRRADDNADTVKTRLAQYHEQTAPILPYYQSRGVLKTVDGMAEIDDVTKQIEGILAA; encoded by the coding sequence ATGAATCTCATTCTGCTCGGACCGCCGGGCGCCGGGAAGGGGACCCAGGCGCGGCGTCTCGAAGACACACGCGGACTCGTCCAGCTTTCCACGGGCGACATGCTCCGCGCGATGGTCGCCGAGGGCGGTCCGCTGGGGCAGCAGGCGAAGGACATCATGTCCGCCGGCAAATTGATGCCGGACGCGCTGATGGTCGAAATCATCGCTGAGCGCATTTCCAAGCCGGATGTCGCCAATGGCTTCATCCTCGACGGTTTCCCGCGCACGGTCGCCCAGGCCGAAGCGTTGGACAGCATGCTGTCGGAGAAGGGTCTCAAGCTCGATCATGTCATCGAGATGAAGGTCGTCGACGACATCCTGGTGGAGCGCATCACCGGCCGTTACACCTGCGCCAAGTGCGGCAAGGGCTATCACGACGTCTTCGAAAAGCCGAAGGTCGAGGGCGTCTGCGACGTCTGCGGCAGCACGGAGTTCAAGCGTCGGGCCGACGACAACGCCGATACGGTGAAGACCCGTCTCGCCCAGTATCACGAGCAGACCGCGCCGATCCTTCCCTACTATCAGAGCCGCGGTGTTCTGAAGACGGTGGACGGCATGGCCGAGATCGACGACGTGACCAAGCAGATCGAGGGCATCCTGGCCGCCTGA
- a CDS encoding carboxylate-amine ligase — MEPAFTLGLEEEYLLVDRNSRDIARNPPDEMLAACQEQAPGQIHPEFLRCQIEVGTPVCSDLKEARAELARLRATVAGVARAHNLAPIAASTHPFAAWEPQKHTNRDRYNMLARDLGAPARRLMICGMHVHVGIEDDDLRIDLMNQVRYFLPHLLALSTSSPFWRGQDMQRKSYRLAVWNELPRTGMPDSFQSFGEYQQQVNVLVNAGIIEDASKLWWDIRPSQRFPTLEMRITDVCTRLDDAVTVAALFRCLLRMLWRLRLRNVTWRPYKNLLIGENRWRAQRYGLDEGLVDFGRGTIVPYADLMEELIELTREDAERFDCVAEVANARDIIRRGTSAHRQVAIYREALEQGATGWEALAQVVDWLAEETMVGVE, encoded by the coding sequence ATGGAGCCGGCCTTCACGCTGGGGCTTGAGGAAGAGTATCTGCTGGTGGACCGCAACTCGCGGGACATCGCGCGCAACCCGCCGGACGAGATGCTGGCGGCCTGCCAGGAGCAGGCGCCGGGCCAGATCCATCCGGAATTCCTGCGCTGCCAGATCGAGGTCGGCACGCCGGTCTGTTCCGATCTGAAAGAGGCGCGGGCGGAGCTGGCGCGGTTGCGCGCCACGGTGGCCGGGGTGGCGCGCGCGCACAATCTGGCGCCCATCGCCGCCTCCACCCATCCCTTCGCCGCGTGGGAGCCGCAGAAGCACACCAACCGCGACCGCTACAACATGCTGGCCCGCGACCTGGGCGCTCCGGCGCGGCGTCTGATGATCTGCGGCATGCACGTCCATGTCGGGATCGAGGACGACGATCTCCGGATCGACCTGATGAATCAGGTCCGCTATTTCCTGCCGCATCTGCTGGCGCTGTCGACCTCCTCGCCCTTCTGGCGGGGGCAGGACATGCAGCGGAAATCCTACCGGCTGGCGGTGTGGAACGAGTTGCCGCGCACCGGCATGCCCGACAGCTTCCAGAGCTTCGGCGAGTACCAGCAGCAGGTAAATGTGCTGGTCAACGCCGGCATCATCGAGGACGCGAGCAAGCTGTGGTGGGACATCCGCCCGTCCCAGCGCTTCCCGACTCTGGAGATGCGGATCACCGACGTCTGCACCCGCCTGGACGACGCGGTGACGGTGGCGGCGCTGTTCCGCTGCCTGCTGCGGATGCTGTGGCGGCTGCGGCTGCGGAACGTGACGTGGCGGCCCTACAAGAACCTGCTGATCGGCGAGAATCGCTGGCGCGCCCAGCGCTACGGCCTGGACGAGGGGCTGGTCGATTTCGGGCGCGGCACCATCGTTCCCTACGCCGACCTGATGGAGGAGCTGATCGAGCTGACCCGCGAGGACGCGGAGCGGTTCGACTGCGTGGCGGAGGTCGCCAACGCCCGCGACATCATCCGCCGCGGCACCAGCGCCCACCGACAGGTGGCCATCTACCGCGAGGCGCTGGAGCAGGGCGCCACCGGCTGGGAGGCCCTGGCCCAGGTGGTCGATTGGCTGGCCGAGGAGACGATGGTCGGGGTGGAGTGA
- the rpmD gene encoding 50S ribosomal protein L30, with product MAEKKTVIVTQTGSPIGRKHDQRETLVGLGLNKLHRTRELEDTPAVRGMIAKVAHLVRVENEG from the coding sequence ATGGCCGAGAAGAAGACCGTCATCGTCACCCAGACCGGCAGCCCGATCGGTCGTAAGCACGACCAGCGCGAGACGCTGGTCGGTCTGGGTCTCAACAAGCTGCACCGGACCCGCGAGCTGGAGGACACTCCGGCCGTGCGGGGCATGATCGCCAAGGTCGCGCACCTGGTCCGCGTCGAGAACGAGGGCTGA
- the secY gene encoding preprotein translocase subunit SecY → MASAAEQLAANINFGAFSKATELKKRIWFTLGALIIYRLGTYIPIPGVNPQILADIFRQQGGGILGMFDMLAGGALHRMTIFALNIMPYISASIIVQLLTAVSPQMEALKKEGESGRKKLNQYTRYGTVLLATVQAWGLAVGLEAMTGASGAAVPEPGLFFKIATVITLVGGTMFLMWLGEQITARGIGNGISLIIFAGIVAELPRALVSTLELGRTGALSTLFIVFLLLMAVGVVFFIVFMERAQRRLLIQYPKRQMGNRVFGGEASHLPLKLNTAGVIPPIFASSLLLLPLTAVGFAGGEGPEWLQTVTRYLAHGTPLYMILYSALIIFFCFFYTAIVFNPADTAENLRKYGGFIPGIRPGKNTADYIDYVLTRLTVIGSAYLVAVCLLPEILISQHSVPFYFGGTSLLIVVTVTMDTVAQIHSHLLAHQYEGLIKKAKLRGRK, encoded by the coding sequence ATGGCATCAGCGGCCGAGCAGCTTGCCGCGAACATTAATTTCGGGGCCTTCTCCAAGGCGACCGAGCTGAAGAAGCGGATCTGGTTCACCCTTGGTGCCTTGATCATCTACCGCCTGGGCACCTACATCCCGATTCCGGGCGTCAACCCGCAGATCCTGGCCGATATTTTCCGGCAGCAGGGCGGGGGCATCCTGGGCATGTTCGACATGCTGGCCGGCGGCGCGCTGCACCGCATGACGATCTTCGCGCTCAACATCATGCCGTACATTTCGGCCTCCATCATCGTGCAGCTTCTGACCGCGGTGTCGCCGCAGATGGAAGCGCTGAAGAAGGAGGGCGAGTCGGGCCGCAAGAAGCTGAACCAGTACACCCGCTACGGCACGGTGCTGCTGGCGACCGTGCAGGCCTGGGGCCTTGCGGTCGGGCTTGAGGCGATGACCGGCGCATCCGGAGCCGCGGTTCCCGAGCCGGGGCTGTTCTTCAAGATCGCCACGGTCATCACGCTGGTCGGTGGAACGATGTTCCTGATGTGGCTGGGCGAACAGATCACCGCCCGCGGCATCGGCAACGGCATCTCCCTCATCATCTTCGCCGGCATCGTCGCCGAGCTGCCGCGCGCTCTGGTCAGCACGCTGGAGCTGGGCCGCACCGGCGCGCTGTCCACGCTGTTCATCGTCTTCCTGCTGCTGATGGCGGTGGGCGTCGTGTTCTTCATCGTGTTCATGGAGCGCGCGCAGCGCCGTCTGCTGATCCAGTACCCGAAGCGGCAGATGGGCAACCGCGTGTTCGGCGGCGAAGCGTCGCACCTGCCGCTGAAGCTGAACACCGCGGGCGTCATTCCGCCGATCTTCGCGTCGTCGCTGCTTCTGCTGCCGCTGACCGCGGTCGGCTTCGCCGGCGGCGAGGGTCCGGAGTGGCTGCAGACCGTCACGCGCTATCTGGCGCACGGCACGCCGCTCTACATGATCCTGTATTCGGCGCTGATCATCTTCTTTTGCTTCTTCTACACGGCCATCGTCTTCAACCCCGCGGACACGGCCGAGAACCTGCGTAAGTATGGCGGCTTCATTCCCGGCATCCGTCCGGGCAAGAACACCGCGGACTACATCGACTATGTGCTGACCCGTCTGACGGTGATCGGCTCCGCCTACCTTGTGGCGGTTTGTCTCCTCCCCGAAATCCTGATTTCCCAGCATTCGGTTCCGTTCTATTTTGGCGGCACCAGCCTGCTGATCGTGGTCACGGTGACGATGGACACGGTCGCGCAGATTCATTCCCATCTGCTGGCCCACCAGTATGAGGGGCTGATTAAAAAAGCGAAGCTTCGGGGGAGAAAGTAA
- the rpsH gene encoding 30S ribosomal protein S8 produces MSLSDPLGDMLTRIRNGQHARMSVVQSPASKLRSNVLEVLKREGYIRGYSEEELRPGIKNLKIELKYHEGEPVIKQIARVSKPGRRVYSKITDLPRVFNGLGIAILSTPRGVMSDNEARAANVGGEVLCRVF; encoded by the coding sequence ATGTCTTTGAGCGATCCGCTCGGCGATATGCTGACCCGCATCCGCAACGGTCAGCACGCCCGCATGTCTGTTGTGCAGAGCCCGGCGTCGAAGCTGCGCAGCAACGTGCTTGAGGTTCTCAAGCGCGAGGGTTACATCCGCGGCTACTCCGAGGAGGAGCTGCGCCCCGGCATCAAGAACCTGAAGATCGAGCTGAAGTATCACGAAGGCGAGCCTGTGATTAAGCAGATCGCCCGCGTGTCGAAGCCCGGCCGCCGCGTTTATTCGAAGATCACCGATCTGCCCCGCGTCTTCAACGGCCTCGGCATCGCGATCCTCTCCACGCCGCGCGGCGTGATGTCGGACAATGAGGCCCGCGCCGCCAACGTCGGCGGTGAAGTCCTCTGCCGCGTGTTCTAA
- a CDS encoding DMT family transporter — protein sequence MPDASTLAPAARADAAQRIALIALLTGALGIAFAPIFVRLSELGPSATAFWRLAFAIPALWVWMAMEPKGGVRSRKPSSLSDYARLTAAGLFFAGDLAIWHWSIRYTSVANSTLLANFAPIFVTLVSWLVFKERFSRTFLTGLGLALCGAIVLMGQSLQLSPDHLFGDALGLLTAVFYSGYFLMVGRLRSEFSTATIMTWSGVVTGLALLPIALLSGESLIAGSLGGWGVLLGLALVSHAGGQSLIAYALAHLPAAFSSVSLLLQPAAAAVLAWALLAEPLGAFQAVGGTIVLAGILVARRGSR from the coding sequence ATGCCGGACGCCAGCACCCTCGCCCCCGCCGCGCGCGCTGACGCCGCGCAACGGATCGCACTGATCGCCCTCTTGACCGGGGCGCTGGGAATCGCCTTCGCCCCCATCTTCGTCCGCCTCTCCGAACTGGGGCCGAGCGCCACCGCCTTCTGGCGCCTGGCCTTCGCCATCCCGGCCCTGTGGGTCTGGATGGCCATGGAGCCGAAGGGCGGCGTGCGGTCCCGCAAGCCCTCGTCGCTCAGCGACTACGCCCGGCTGACCGCCGCGGGACTGTTCTTCGCGGGCGACCTCGCCATCTGGCACTGGTCGATCCGCTACACCTCCGTCGCCAACTCCACGCTGCTCGCCAATTTCGCGCCGATCTTCGTGACGCTGGTGTCCTGGCTGGTGTTCAAGGAGCGGTTCAGCCGCACCTTCCTCACCGGCCTTGGGCTGGCCCTGTGCGGGGCCATCGTGCTGATGGGGCAGAGCCTGCAGTTGAGCCCGGACCATCTGTTCGGCGACGCACTGGGGCTGCTGACCGCGGTGTTCTACAGCGGCTACTTCCTGATGGTCGGCCGCCTGCGGTCGGAGTTCTCCACCGCCACCATCATGACCTGGAGCGGCGTGGTCACCGGCCTCGCCCTGCTGCCCATCGCCCTGCTGTCGGGCGAAAGCCTGATCGCCGGCTCGCTCGGCGGCTGGGGCGTGCTTCTCGGGCTCGCCCTGGTCAGCCACGCCGGCGGCCAGAGCCTGATCGCCTACGCGCTGGCCCATCTGCCCGCCGCCTTCTCCTCCGTCAGCCTGCTGCTCCAGCCGGCGGCGGCGGCGGTGCTGGCCTGGGCGCTGCTCGCCGAGCCGCTCGGGGCGTTCCAGGCTGTCGGCGGGACCATCGTGCTGGCCGGAATCCTGGTGGCGCGCCGCGGGAGCCGATAA
- the rplX gene encoding 50S ribosomal protein L24 → MMAAKIKTKDKVVILAGKDKGKTGEVLKVIPAENRVVVQGVNVVKKHQRPSATSQGGIVEFEAPINVSNVAHVDPKDGKPTRVGFKILEDGRKVRVAKRSGEVIDV, encoded by the coding sequence GTGATGGCCGCGAAGATCAAGACCAAGGACAAGGTCGTCATCCTTGCCGGCAAGGACAAGGGCAAGACCGGTGAGGTCCTCAAGGTCATCCCGGCGGAAAACCGTGTCGTCGTGCAGGGCGTGAACGTGGTGAAGAAGCACCAGCGTCCGAGCGCCACCTCGCAGGGCGGCATCGTTGAGTTCGAGGCGCCGATCAACGTCTCGAATGTTGCTCATGTCGACCCCAAGGACGGCAAGCCGACTCGCGTCGGTTTCAAGATCCTTGAGGATGGCCGCAAGGTGCGTGTCGCCAAGCGGTCCGGCGAAGTCATCGACGTGTGA
- the rplN gene encoding 50S ribosomal protein L14 has product MIQMQTNLEVADNSGARRVQCIKVLGGSKRKVATVGDVIVVSVKEAIPKGRVKKGDVHRAVIVRTAKELRREDGSAIRFDRNAAVLINKQGEPIGTRIFGPVTRELRGKKFMKIISLAPEVL; this is encoded by the coding sequence ATGATCCAGATGCAAACCAACCTGGAAGTCGCCGACAATAGCGGGGCGCGCCGGGTGCAGTGCATCAAGGTGCTTGGCGGGTCCAAGCGGAAGGTGGCCACCGTCGGCGACGTCATCGTCGTCTCGGTCAAGGAGGCCATTCCGAAGGGCCGCGTCAAGAAGGGCGACGTGCATCGCGCCGTCATCGTCCGCACCGCGAAGGAACTGCGCCGGGAGGACGGATCCGCGATCCGTTTCGACCGCAATGCCGCCGTGCTGATCAACAAGCAGGGCGAGCCGATCGGCACGCGTATCTTCGGGCCGGTCACTCGTGAGCTTCGCGGCAAGAAGTTCATGAAGATCATCTCGCTGGCGCCGGAGGTGCTGTGA
- a CDS encoding FadR/GntR family transcriptional regulator, translating into MSDTEEPHHVPASSQRISEWVAERILERIARGELVPGERLPGERQLAEQLHVSRVSVRAALQKLKTQGFLTAVQGGGTRVVSSAGAMDGALTEMVRVKHANLCDLVEIRQALESWAARRATERATQEQIDHIGRVLAAMGETGRDGKQAADDMDFHLAVAQAAGSPVYLHLLATIRDILGQMMEYHHTEPFALGREALMIDHHRAIYDAIRRRDADAAAAAATDHLGWVLDRYNDLSRKAEDLSRPDTDANP; encoded by the coding sequence GTGTCCGACACCGAAGAACCCCACCACGTACCGGCCTCCTCCCAGCGCATTTCCGAATGGGTGGCGGAGCGGATCCTCGAACGGATCGCCCGCGGCGAACTCGTTCCGGGTGAGCGCCTGCCCGGTGAACGCCAGCTGGCCGAGCAGCTCCATGTCAGCCGGGTGTCGGTGCGCGCGGCCCTGCAGAAGCTGAAGACCCAGGGCTTCCTGACCGCCGTGCAGGGCGGCGGCACCCGGGTGGTGTCCTCCGCCGGGGCCATGGACGGTGCCCTGACCGAAATGGTCCGGGTGAAGCACGCCAACCTCTGCGATCTCGTGGAAATCCGGCAGGCTCTGGAAAGCTGGGCGGCCCGGCGCGCCACCGAACGCGCGACCCAGGAACAGATCGACCACATCGGGCGGGTCCTCGCCGCAATGGGCGAGACGGGCCGCGACGGCAAGCAGGCGGCCGACGACATGGACTTCCACCTCGCCGTCGCCCAGGCGGCGGGAAGCCCGGTCTACCTGCATCTGCTGGCGACCATCCGCGACATCCTCGGCCAGATGATGGAGTACCATCACACCGAGCCCTTCGCGCTGGGCCGCGAGGCGCTGATGATCGACCATCACCGCGCCATCTATGACGCCATCCGGCGCCGCGACGCCGATGCCGCCGCGGCGGCGGCCACCGATCACCTCGGCTGGGTGCTCGACCGCTACAACGACCTGAGCCGGAAGGCGGAAGACCTGTCCCGCCCCGACACCGACGCCAACCCATAG